The Actinomycetota bacterium nucleotide sequence GGCACGGCGGGTCGACCTCGGCCGGCTGGTCCGGCGGCGCAGCGAAGGGGCACCGCTGGGCCTGCGCACGGCCAAGACCACCCTGGCGGCGGTGATCTCCTGGGAGCTGGCCCTGCGCCTGCCCGGGTCGCAGCCGCCCGTGCTCGCGCCCCTGACCGCCCTGCTGGTCACCCAGCTCACCCTCGTCAAGACGATCACCGGCAGCCTCCAGCGGGTGGCCAGCGTGACCGCCGGGGTGCTGCTGGCGCTGCTCGTGGCCGACGTGCTCGGGCTGCACTGGTGGAGCGTCGGCCTGATCATCTTCGTCTCCCTGGCCATCGGCCAGGTCCTGAAGCTGGGCGCGCACCGGATCGAGGTCCCGATCAGCGCCCTGCTCGTCATGACCCTGGGCGGCACCACAGGGGTCGCCCGCACCCGGGTGCTGGAGACGCTGATCGGCGCCGCGGTCGGGGTGGTCGTCAACGCCGTCCTGGCCCCGCCCGTGTACATCCGGCCGGCCGGCGAGGCCATCTACGGGCTGGCCGACGACATGGCCCGGGTGCTGGAGGGCGTCGCCGCCGACCTCCGCGAGGGCTGGTCGGGCGAGGACGCCTACGAGCGGCTGCTGGAGGCGCGCCAGCTCGACGGCGAGATCGGCGAGACCAGGGAGGCGGTCGGCAAGGCCGAGGACAGCCTGCGCCTCAACCCCCGACGCCGGCTCGTCGGCGAC carries:
- a CDS encoding aromatic acid exporter family protein encodes the protein MGTGPAGSLRRTLRRSARRLARRVDLGRLVRRRSEGAPLGLRTAKTTLAAVISWELALRLPGSQPPVLAPLTALLVTQLTLVKTITGSLQRVASVTAGVLLALLVADVLGLHWWSVGLIIFVSLAIGQVLKLGAHRIEVPISALLVMTLGGTTGVARTRVLETLIGAAVGVVVNAVLAPPVYIRPAGEAIYGLADDMARVLEGVAADLREGWSGEDAYERLLEARQLDGEIGETREAVGKAEDSLRLNPRRRLVGDPSEELQAAMTTLEHSAILVRGLCRSLVGLDTHTGGRGPDPELRAAIGRLLAEVADAVRTFGEHVAASIPGPLANQAPLQRALARARAGRDDLAKAMATGPRDEPGAWQVYGHLLANVDRLLSELDPEGTTWPGTNRPA